One window from the genome of Rufibacter tibetensis encodes:
- a CDS encoding VOC family protein encodes MKLGAFSISLNVKDLETSKQFYECLGFHAFAGSMDQNYLIMKNENALVGLFQGMFEGNILSFNPGWDENANNLENFDDVREIQKHLKSKGIELTSEADEETSGPASLMLTDPDGNLILIDQHR; translated from the coding sequence ATGAAATTAGGTGCATTCTCAATTAGTCTCAATGTCAAAGATCTGGAAACATCTAAGCAATTCTATGAGTGTTTGGGTTTCCATGCTTTTGCTGGCAGTATGGACCAGAATTATCTTATAATGAAAAATGAAAATGCCCTTGTTGGTTTATTTCAGGGCATGTTTGAAGGCAACATATTATCGTTTAATCCGGGTTGGGATGAAAACGCCAATAACCTTGAAAACTTTGATGATGTAAGAGAGATTCAGAAACACCTGAAAAGTAAGGGAATTGAATTAACGAGCGAGGCCGATGAAGAAACATCAGGCCCAGCAAGCCTAATGCTGACCGACCCAGACGGAAATCTCATTCTCATTGACCAGCACCGTTAA
- a CDS encoding DUF6965 family protein — MAIPDLGVISDLRLFVSSHLSFAMANFGKNGFLPYIDRLQQVRRALEAKSGSS, encoded by the coding sequence ATGGCTATACCAGACCTGGGGGTCATCAGTGACCTCCGCTTGTTTGTGTCCTCCCACTTATCCTTCGCTATGGCGAACTTCGGCAAGAATGGTTTTTTGCCCTACATTGACCGGCTCCAGCAGGTAAGGCGGGCTCTGGAGGCCAAATCAGGCAGCAGCTAG
- a CDS encoding D-alanine--D-alanine ligase family protein codes for MKIGIIFGGPSREREISFAGGRTVFDNLDKSLFEAVPVFADSLGNFILLDWHYIYKGTIRDFYPPVDVLPSTEHGLQMYLESLGQLSEEELNDIASRVGQRIHPHQFKNLFDFAFLTLHGPYGEDGSIQGLLEWYGIPYSGSGILPSAIGIDKIAQKALLQQHGFATPDYRILSLQEWHATQDRAALLDNLVDDLGLPLVLKAPHQGSSIGVSIIKEKNLQLFEEAVARSLFSLTIRKSDWNSKSANQQLNFIKTLTDIREGIGLPVQTQDGQLIYAPEELLSLLSATFSQNGPETITLTNVESETQVLIEAFINGREFSCIVVQDQAGHPIALPPTEIRKGGEVFDYRSKYLPGLSRKITPIDLPTEQIQEIRQQCERLYTSLGFNVYARLDGFITEAGDIFLNDPNTTSGMLPSSFFFHQAAEIGLNPSQFLTYIIRTSLSERVKSGKNTAYLTSLLKRLDSAMAKKRAHRHDKLRVGVIMGGYSSERHISVESGRNIYEKLASSTKYEPVPIFLTGNEESHQLYQIPINIMLKDNADDIKEKIEASEAGVPTHPVLAQIKEAASSITSLYAGNSLQKPQRLTYEQLQSLVDAVFIALHGRPGEDGELQTELEKYMIPYNGSGIQSSQVTINKFETNRILRENGVHVAEHMLAFKKDWQEDKDAFFQFIEERFAYPFIAKPADDGCSSAVKKIKTREELEAFSELIFRNSIEIPENPAQVLKLSFKEEVPMKGYFLIENLISREGAKHFLEITGGLLTSYGPNGRTEYEIFEASEALAEGEVLSLEEKFLAGEGQNITPARYARDPEERQRISDHVKQDLRRVAEILRIEGYARIDAFVRVHQDGKVETIIIEVNSLPGMTPATCIFHQTAINGYKPYDFIDRILQFGMERTKKVIS; via the coding sequence ATGAAAATTGGAATCATCTTCGGTGGCCCGTCCCGGGAGCGCGAAATCTCTTTCGCCGGAGGCCGCACCGTCTTCGATAATTTAGATAAATCCCTTTTTGAGGCCGTTCCGGTGTTTGCCGACAGCCTGGGTAACTTTATTTTGCTGGACTGGCACTACATCTATAAGGGTACCATCCGTGATTTTTATCCACCGGTAGACGTGCTGCCTTCCACAGAGCACGGCCTGCAGATGTACCTGGAGTCTTTAGGGCAGCTGAGCGAGGAAGAACTGAATGACATTGCCTCCAGAGTAGGGCAGCGCATTCACCCGCACCAGTTCAAAAACCTGTTTGACTTTGCATTCCTGACGCTGCACGGACCGTATGGCGAGGACGGAAGTATCCAGGGCTTGCTGGAGTGGTATGGCATTCCGTATTCCGGCTCCGGTATTTTGCCGTCGGCGATCGGGATTGACAAAATCGCGCAGAAAGCACTGTTGCAACAGCACGGGTTTGCCACGCCAGATTACCGCATTTTAAGCTTGCAGGAGTGGCACGCCACTCAAGACCGCGCCGCGTTGCTAGACAACCTGGTAGATGATCTGGGCCTGCCATTGGTATTGAAGGCGCCGCACCAGGGTTCTTCCATTGGGGTGTCCATCATTAAAGAGAAAAACCTGCAGCTGTTTGAAGAAGCTGTGGCGCGTAGCTTGTTTTCGCTCACCATCAGGAAAAGTGACTGGAACAGCAAGAGCGCAAACCAGCAGCTGAACTTTATCAAAACCTTAACCGATATCCGCGAGGGCATCGGCTTGCCGGTACAAACTCAGGATGGACAACTGATTTATGCGCCGGAAGAATTGCTGAGCCTGCTTTCGGCCACTTTTAGCCAAAATGGCCCTGAAACAATCACACTCACCAATGTGGAGAGTGAAACGCAGGTACTCATTGAGGCGTTCATCAACGGTCGTGAGTTTTCGTGCATTGTGGTGCAGGACCAGGCGGGCCACCCCATTGCCTTACCACCCACCGAGATCAGAAAAGGCGGCGAGGTGTTTGACTACCGCTCTAAATACCTGCCCGGCCTAAGCCGCAAGATTACGCCTATTGATTTGCCTACGGAGCAGATCCAGGAAATCCGGCAGCAGTGTGAGCGCCTGTACACCAGCCTCGGCTTTAACGTGTATGCGCGTCTGGATGGCTTTATCACCGAGGCAGGCGATATTTTCCTGAATGACCCGAACACCACGTCGGGCATGTTGCCGTCTTCGTTCTTCTTCCACCAGGCCGCTGAGATTGGCTTGAACCCATCCCAGTTCCTGACCTACATCATCCGGACATCATTATCCGAGCGGGTGAAAAGCGGCAAGAACACGGCGTACTTAACCAGCTTGCTGAAAAGATTGGATTCGGCCATGGCCAAAAAGCGGGCGCACCGTCATGACAAACTGCGCGTGGGCGTGATCATGGGTGGTTACTCGTCTGAACGTCACATCTCCGTGGAAAGCGGCCGGAACATCTATGAGAAACTGGCTTCCTCTACTAAATACGAGCCTGTTCCTATTTTCCTGACCGGAAACGAGGAATCGCATCAGCTATACCAGATCCCGATCAACATCATGTTGAAGGACAACGCTGATGACATTAAAGAAAAAATTGAAGCCTCTGAAGCAGGTGTGCCTACGCACCCAGTGTTGGCCCAGATAAAGGAAGCTGCCTCCAGCATCACCAGTTTGTACGCCGGTAACTCTTTGCAGAAGCCACAGCGTCTGACTTATGAGCAGTTGCAGAGCCTGGTAGATGCCGTGTTTATTGCCTTGCACGGTCGTCCTGGCGAAGACGGGGAACTGCAGACGGAGCTGGAAAAATACATGATTCCTTACAACGGATCAGGCATTCAGTCCAGCCAGGTGACCATCAACAAGTTTGAGACCAACCGCATCCTGCGCGAGAACGGCGTGCACGTGGCAGAGCACATGCTGGCCTTCAAGAAGGACTGGCAGGAAGACAAAGACGCGTTCTTCCAATTCATTGAAGAGCGATTCGCCTATCCGTTCATTGCCAAACCCGCCGATGACGGGTGTTCTTCAGCGGTGAAAAAGATCAAGACCCGTGAGGAACTGGAAGCCTTTTCTGAGCTGATTTTCAGAAATTCCATTGAAATCCCTGAAAACCCGGCGCAGGTGCTGAAACTGAGCTTCAAGGAAGAGGTGCCCATGAAAGGCTACTTCCTCATTGAAAACCTGATTTCGCGCGAAGGGGCGAAGCATTTCCTGGAGATCACCGGTGGTCTGTTGACCAGCTACGGACCTAACGGCCGCACCGAATACGAAATATTTGAAGCTTCTGAAGCGTTGGCCGAAGGTGAGGTACTCAGTTTGGAAGAGAAGTTTTTGGCAGGAGAGGGGCAGAACATTACCCCGGCCCGGTACGCTCGTGACCCGGAAGAGCGGCAACGCATCTCTGACCACGTGAAGCAGGACCTGAGACGCGTGGCCGAGATTCTGCGCATTGAAGGCTATGCTCGCATAGATGCCTTCGTGCGGGTGCACCAGGACGGCAAGGTGGAGACTATCATCATTGAGGTGAACTCTCTGCCCGGTATGACACCGGCCACATGCATCTTCCACCAGACGGCCATCAACGGGTACAAGCCTTATGATTTCATTGACCGCATCCTGCAGTTTGGCATGGAGCGCACCAAAAAAGTTATCTCTTAA
- a CDS encoding PASTA domain-containing protein, with protein sequence MSGFLKAQTLGDVFKHLAIMAAIVFLLLFLFFFVYLPSTTNHGETISVPNLAGMSVDELEDFLADKDLRFYVSDSTYQQGKAPFTVITQEPKAGEKVKEGRKIYISINMKNPPLIKMPKLIDGSVKNAEMILKSYDLNLGDIKYVPDLAENSILRQFVNGREIKPGEPVAKGSRIDLEVGNGLGNTELDVPELVGMPIDEATMLVTGQGLQIGSVIYMEAPNGELDGIVLKQRPISGDSVKTKIRTGQFIDIWVAGPQPVAPIQ encoded by the coding sequence ATGAGCGGTTTTCTGAAAGCCCAAACGCTGGGCGATGTATTCAAGCACCTGGCCATTATGGCGGCCATTGTGTTTCTGCTGTTGTTTTTGTTTTTCTTCGTGTATCTGCCCAGCACCACCAATCACGGCGAGACCATTTCGGTACCAAACCTGGCGGGAATGTCAGTGGATGAATTGGAAGATTTCCTGGCCGATAAAGACTTGCGCTTTTACGTGAGTGATTCTACCTACCAACAAGGGAAAGCACCTTTCACCGTTATCACCCAGGAGCCCAAAGCAGGTGAAAAGGTGAAAGAAGGCCGCAAGATCTACATAAGCATTAACATGAAGAATCCGCCGCTCATTAAAATGCCAAAGCTGATTGACGGTTCGGTGAAGAACGCGGAGATGATCCTGAAGAGTTATGACCTGAATCTGGGTGATATCAAGTATGTGCCAGATCTGGCAGAAAACTCTATTCTGCGCCAGTTTGTGAACGGCCGTGAAATCAAGCCAGGTGAACCAGTTGCCAAAGGTTCTCGCATTGACCTGGAGGTAGGAAACGGCTTGGGGAATACTGAATTGGACGTGCCGGAACTTGTTGGCATGCCTATTGACGAAGCCACCATGCTGGTGACGGGGCAAGGATTACAGATTGGATCCGTTATCTACATGGAAGCCCCCAACGGAGAGCTTGATGGAATCGTATTGAAGCAAAGACCGATATCTGGTGATAGTGTAAAGACCAAAATCAGAACCGGGCAATTTATAGACATTTGGGTGGCCGGACCTCAACCCGTAGCGCCTATACAATAG
- a CDS encoding glucuronyl esterase domain-containing protein — MKAKITILSFLLSLFCQRLYAQIPLVYPVENTGANYTLPPLPTLSQLPVVEPLTDPFMWSDGSGRSTNFADWERRRNEIKAEIEHYEIGTKPTRPETITASFAPNATGGTLTVNVTVNGQTLTLTSAVILPTGAGPFPAVIGMNSQNGSVPANLFSSRNIARIAFNANQVTTYGNPQITNPYYRLYPDQNLDNAGQYSAWAWGVSRIIDGLELVKESLPIDLQHLAVTGCSYAGKMALFSGALDERIALTIAQESGGGGAPAWRVSETLGAVEKLGATDYRWFKDDMRQFAGANVSRLPHDHHELMAMIAPRALLVTGNTDFEWLANPSAYVSARATHEVYKTLGIGDRFGFYIDGGHGHCAIPTSQRPAIEAFVDKFLLGDASVNTDITVHPYPQIDHQRWYQWWGTGNPVLPAEPLGKRIWMEAECATVGSDWAIVADTAAAGGSYVTVKSGLNSTAAAPEGASGSVVFPFTVDSAATYNFVARLNAPSANDDSYWIKVDNGPFVTVNGLATSGWQWMRLTSANLTVGQHAFTIAYREDGAHLDKLLVTTSNATIRGMGDTGIDTGAPVVLAAGFTVALDKNGTRTIDAADVDWGSYDRCSSIASMTLDKSTFDCSNLGANQVTITVTDSNGNSASQTVTINVVDGGGPIVLASGFTVALDNNGTRTIDVADVDWGSYDKCGSVAFMSLSKTTFTCADLGANEVVIKVTDDKGNSSTETVTINVTGTCPTNTTMAGAKVGKEQGNQLLAFGAFPNPFTDQATIHFRSAERAQTKLVVYDATGRLVATLYDGETESSRDYQVSLSSQSLARGVYICRLIRGNQVDQLRLVVSK, encoded by the coding sequence ATGAAAGCAAAAATTACCATTTTATCCTTCCTTCTTAGCCTCTTCTGCCAGAGATTGTATGCGCAGATTCCTCTTGTTTACCCGGTTGAGAATACCGGGGCAAACTATACGCTACCTCCTTTGCCCACCCTGAGTCAACTGCCCGTGGTAGAACCCCTTACCGATCCATTCATGTGGTCTGACGGGAGCGGGCGTTCTACCAACTTTGCTGACTGGGAACGCCGCCGTAATGAGATCAAAGCAGAGATTGAACACTATGAAATAGGAACTAAGCCCACCCGGCCGGAAACCATTACAGCCTCCTTTGCGCCCAATGCAACCGGAGGGACACTTACTGTGAATGTAACGGTGAACGGCCAAACGCTAACCCTTACTTCCGCGGTTATACTTCCAACGGGTGCTGGTCCTTTTCCGGCAGTTATCGGGATGAATAGCCAGAACGGGAGTGTTCCGGCCAACCTGTTTTCCAGCCGTAACATTGCCAGAATTGCCTTCAACGCCAATCAGGTGACTACGTATGGCAACCCTCAAATAACCAATCCTTATTACCGTCTTTACCCAGATCAGAATCTGGACAATGCCGGGCAATACAGTGCCTGGGCTTGGGGAGTAAGCCGCATCATAGATGGCCTGGAGCTGGTGAAGGAAAGCCTTCCTATTGATCTACAACACCTGGCCGTCACCGGATGCTCTTATGCCGGTAAAATGGCGCTTTTCTCTGGTGCCCTGGACGAAAGAATTGCCCTTACCATTGCCCAGGAATCGGGCGGGGGCGGAGCTCCGGCCTGGCGGGTTTCTGAAACCCTTGGTGCCGTAGAAAAACTAGGGGCCACAGATTACAGATGGTTTAAAGATGACATGCGCCAGTTTGCCGGCGCCAATGTCTCCAGGCTGCCGCATGATCACCATGAGCTAATGGCTATGATAGCACCCAGAGCCCTATTGGTGACAGGGAACACTGATTTTGAGTGGCTGGCTAACCCATCTGCCTATGTATCGGCTAGGGCAACGCATGAAGTGTACAAAACCTTGGGCATAGGAGACAGATTCGGCTTTTACATTGACGGCGGACACGGCCATTGCGCCATCCCTACAAGCCAGCGGCCAGCTATTGAGGCATTCGTAGACAAGTTTCTGTTGGGTGATGCCAGTGTCAATACAGATATCACCGTTCATCCGTACCCACAGATAGACCATCAGCGCTGGTACCAATGGTGGGGAACCGGTAATCCTGTTTTGCCCGCTGAACCCCTTGGGAAGAGAATATGGATGGAAGCAGAGTGTGCCACGGTAGGTTCTGACTGGGCGATAGTGGCTGACACCGCTGCCGCCGGTGGTTCTTATGTGACCGTGAAAAGCGGTTTGAACAGTACGGCAGCAGCTCCTGAAGGGGCAAGTGGGTCTGTTGTGTTTCCGTTTACGGTAGATAGCGCGGCTACTTATAATTTTGTGGCAAGACTCAATGCGCCCAGCGCCAATGATGATAGCTACTGGATAAAGGTAGACAATGGGCCTTTTGTAACAGTAAACGGGCTTGCTACCTCAGGTTGGCAATGGATGAGATTAACCAGCGCCAACCTCACGGTAGGGCAGCATGCCTTCACAATAGCCTACCGGGAAGATGGCGCCCACCTTGACAAATTGCTGGTGACTACCTCCAACGCAACCATCAGGGGCATGGGAGATACGGGCATAGATACAGGGGCCCCCGTGGTCTTGGCGGCAGGATTCACCGTTGCTTTAGATAAAAATGGCACGCGCACTATTGATGCCGCAGACGTGGACTGGGGCAGTTATGACAGATGCAGCAGCATTGCCTCTATGACCCTGGACAAGTCTACCTTTGACTGCTCAAACTTGGGCGCCAATCAGGTGACCATTACCGTAACCGATAGCAATGGCAACAGCGCTTCTCAAACCGTTACCATCAACGTAGTGGATGGCGGAGGCCCAATAGTGCTGGCTAGTGGCTTTACAGTTGCTTTGGATAACAATGGCACGCGTACTATTGATGTGGCAGATGTGGACTGGGGAAGCTATGACAAGTGCGGCAGCGTTGCCTTCATGTCTTTGAGCAAGACTACCTTTACCTGTGCAGACCTGGGGGCCAACGAAGTAGTCATCAAGGTTACCGATGATAAAGGCAACTCTTCTACTGAAACCGTCACCATTAATGTAACGGGTACCTGCCCAACTAACACCACCATGGCTGGTGCGAAAGTAGGGAAGGAGCAGGGCAATCAATTGCTGGCCTTCGGGGCTTTCCCGAACCCTTTTACTGACCAGGCTACCATCCACTTCCGCTCAGCCGAACGTGCGCAAACCAAATTGGTGGTGTACGATGCAACGGGCCGACTGGTAGCTACCTTGTATGACGGGGAAACTGAAAGTAGCCGTGATTACCAGGTATCGCTCAGCAGCCAATCACTAGCAAGAGGAGTATATATCTGTCGCCTCATACGTGGAAATCAGGTAGACCAATTGCGGTTGGTAGTGAGTAAGTAA
- a CDS encoding rhodanese-like domain-containing protein encodes MITTDITAAELKQRLANNETPIILDVREPWEHEEQNIASAKLIPLGALPERLHELEEYKDQEILVHCRSGKRSATAQAIMQQQGFTNVRNVLGGMLAYNEA; translated from the coding sequence ATGATTACGACTGATATCACCGCCGCTGAACTGAAGCAACGTTTAGCCAATAATGAAACCCCCATCATCCTTGATGTTCGGGAGCCCTGGGAGCACGAAGAGCAGAATATTGCCAGTGCCAAGCTGATTCCTTTAGGAGCCTTGCCTGAGCGCTTACATGAATTGGAAGAGTATAAAGACCAGGAAATTCTGGTGCACTGCCGCTCTGGAAAGCGTTCTGCTACTGCGCAGGCCATTATGCAACAGCAGGGGTTTACCAACGTGCGTAATGTGTTAGGAGGGATGCTGGCCTACAACGAAGCTTAA
- a CDS encoding T9SS type A sorting domain-containing protein codes for MRQWLILFSILVLGGQAADAQVLTPLNSLPPQAISVPAKPGVPGALPQPLAFGDTLGLPFFDDFAKGEGAPDPARWVSRGGVSVTNRLAANPPTIFAASFDGLQADGEPYGTAIGTGPTDTLTSKPLNLGNRQPQDSLYLSFYWQAGGLVDAPDFASGNVFYLQLEFKQANGSWAPVWAQKGSGRSTDFASVMISIKEARFLFNGFQFRWVSSGRQSGLRDVWHIDYVYLNRDRRLGQLQNADVALTRRLPSLLNRYTAMPIWQFLENPSGEIRPQVGSEMVNLSNIPAAISWRASVRNLTTGAVDTFLRGSAPVSAGTRTTIAAAPSRAFLTSQNQPFSLQTVLFLNTKEPDFYTRYNDTLRRQTDLQDFYAYDDGTAETGFSYPSGTAVQLAYQFDLSKPDRVRSVRIFFTGTNTPGTELFLRLWADNNGQPADQPLYEQRFVLPATTGLSNWLDITLDRQVEVQGRFYVGYRQPTGATFVNVGFDLNETAEGKLFAMNGAAAWSTVADLGGALLIRPVMTGTLTSSADNLDASSSLLYPNPTTTGDFFLNQAADELQVYSGTGQLLHTWGRVKEKQKLILPSNLPPGIYLVKSQKGNQIRTAKLILTR; via the coding sequence ATGCGGCAGTGGCTGATCCTCTTTTCAATACTGGTTTTAGGTGGACAAGCAGCAGACGCACAGGTACTCACTCCCTTAAATAGCCTGCCTCCGCAGGCTATTTCTGTTCCTGCCAAGCCCGGTGTTCCGGGTGCTCTTCCGCAGCCCTTAGCCTTTGGGGATACCTTGGGCCTTCCTTTTTTTGATGATTTTGCTAAAGGGGAGGGTGCTCCAGATCCGGCCCGCTGGGTTTCCCGAGGGGGCGTTTCGGTCACCAACCGGTTGGCCGCTAACCCACCCACCATCTTTGCCGCCTCCTTTGACGGGCTGCAAGCCGATGGTGAACCCTACGGAACCGCCATTGGCACGGGGCCTACAGATACGTTAACCTCCAAGCCCCTCAACTTGGGTAACCGGCAGCCGCAGGACTCCCTTTACCTGAGTTTTTACTGGCAGGCCGGCGGGTTGGTAGATGCCCCTGATTTTGCTTCAGGCAATGTGTTTTATTTGCAGCTGGAGTTTAAGCAGGCCAACGGCTCCTGGGCTCCGGTCTGGGCCCAAAAGGGAAGCGGGCGGTCTACTGATTTTGCTTCGGTAATGATTTCCATAAAAGAGGCCAGATTCCTGTTCAATGGGTTTCAGTTTAGGTGGGTGAGCAGCGGAAGACAGAGTGGCCTCCGCGATGTCTGGCACATAGATTACGTTTACCTGAACAGAGACCGCCGCCTAGGGCAATTGCAAAACGCAGATGTAGCCCTTACCCGGCGGCTTCCTTCCCTGCTGAACCGGTACACCGCAATGCCCATCTGGCAATTCCTGGAGAACCCTTCCGGGGAGATCAGACCGCAGGTGGGGTCTGAAATGGTTAACCTCAGCAACATTCCGGCTGCCATCAGCTGGCGTGCCTCTGTCAGGAACCTGACCACGGGGGCTGTGGATACCTTCCTGCGCGGGAGTGCTCCGGTGAGTGCCGGTACCAGAACCACCATAGCCGCTGCCCCTTCCAGGGCCTTTCTAACCAGCCAGAACCAGCCTTTCTCTCTGCAAACGGTATTGTTCCTGAACACCAAAGAACCAGACTTCTACACCCGCTACAATGACACCCTGCGGCGCCAGACGGACCTCCAGGATTTTTATGCCTATGATGACGGCACCGCTGAAACCGGGTTTAGTTATCCATCGGGTACGGCCGTACAGTTAGCCTACCAGTTTGATCTGAGTAAACCAGATCGGGTCAGGAGCGTCCGGATTTTCTTTACCGGCACCAACACACCCGGTACAGAGCTGTTTCTGCGCCTATGGGCAGACAACAACGGCCAACCCGCCGATCAGCCCCTGTATGAGCAGCGCTTTGTGCTCCCTGCCACTACGGGCTTGAGCAACTGGTTAGACATCACCCTTGACCGGCAGGTAGAAGTGCAGGGCCGCTTTTACGTGGGGTACCGCCAGCCTACCGGGGCCACCTTCGTGAACGTGGGATTTGACCTGAATGAAACGGCAGAAGGAAAACTGTTCGCCATGAACGGGGCAGCTGCCTGGAGTACTGTTGCAGATCTGGGTGGCGCCTTGCTCATTAGACCTGTGATGACCGGGACGCTGACTTCTTCTGCAGATAACCTGGACGCTTCTTCCTCTTTGTTGTATCCTAACCCTACCACCACTGGTGATTTCTTCCTGAACCAGGCTGCTGACGAGCTGCAGGTGTATTCAGGCACTGGTCAGCTGCTGCATACCTGGGGAAGGGTGAAGGAAAAACAAAAGCTCATTTTGCCCTCAAATCTGCCTCCGGGAATATATCTTGTGAAATCCCAAAAAGGAAACCAAATTAGAACCGCAAAACTTATCCTTACCCGATGA
- a CDS encoding HAD family hydrolase: protein MDFSSVKNIIFDLGGVIINIDYAKSTDALRAFANTQTEVDFSQKAQSELFDLYERGDISSAEFRDGLRKEYGITATDEQIDVSWNTMLLDIPAERIELLRSLSKKYRLFLLSNTNAIHMLAFNKIVSDAHGMPSLDSLFEKTYYSHLVRKRKPGGEVFEHILEENGLNREETLFIDDSIQHIEGAKTVGLQTIHLTPPLTINQVLKEALVEDEA, encoded by the coding sequence GTGGACTTTTCTTCTGTTAAGAATATCATATTTGACCTGGGCGGTGTCATCATCAACATTGACTACGCCAAGAGCACAGACGCGCTCCGTGCCTTTGCCAACACCCAAACCGAAGTAGACTTTAGCCAAAAAGCTCAGTCTGAACTCTTTGACTTGTATGAACGTGGCGACATCTCCTCGGCAGAATTCCGGGATGGCCTAAGGAAGGAGTACGGCATCACAGCTACCGATGAACAAATAGATGTGTCCTGGAATACCATGCTTTTGGACATCCCCGCCGAGAGAATAGAGCTGCTGCGCTCCTTGTCTAAAAAATACCGCTTGTTTTTGCTGAGCAACACCAATGCCATTCACATGCTGGCTTTCAACAAGATTGTGTCAGACGCCCATGGCATGCCAAGTCTGGACAGCCTGTTTGAGAAAACCTACTACTCTCATTTGGTAAGAAAGCGCAAACCAGGCGGCGAGGTTTTTGAGCACATTTTAGAAGAAAACGGATTAAACCGCGAAGAGACCCTGTTCATCGATGACAGCATCCAGCATATTGAAGGGGCTAAAACCGTAGGGTTGCAAACCATTCACTTAACCCCTCCCCTAACCATTAACCAAGTGCTGAAGGAGGCGCTGGTAGAGGATGAGGCATAA
- a CDS encoding site-2 protease family protein encodes MRHKLPLHLLLFLLTLVTTTFAGAEWRYGKSFFYGLEGFIWPPAITQEEIMGGLLFSASFLGFLTAHEFGHYFTARFYRVRVTLPYYIPIWLGVTFGIGTMGAFIRIKERIFSRKEFFDIGIAGPLAGFVVALGLLGYGFTHLPPLEYLFEIHPEYRVWGANYAAHVYFRADDLAIGKNLLFLLFEKLVADPALLPSRYEITHYPFLFAGFLSLFFTALNLLPIGQLDGGHILYGMMGYKRFNRLSPMLYTIFIFYAGLGLLSLEVNMEEDWWLWAGYALYLIIVFRPLFPEPKQGLLLATGVFGTQLLVQVIWPEVQGYNGWLVFGLVLSRALGVFHPPSPNEEPLSRGRIILGWFALVVFILCFSPAPFIVD; translated from the coding sequence ATGAGGCATAAACTGCCCCTGCACCTCCTGCTTTTTCTGCTCACGCTGGTAACCACAACTTTTGCGGGAGCAGAGTGGCGCTACGGGAAGTCGTTCTTTTACGGACTGGAGGGATTCATCTGGCCACCGGCTATTACTCAGGAAGAGATAATGGGGGGGCTGCTGTTTTCGGCCTCTTTCCTGGGCTTCCTGACGGCGCATGAGTTTGGCCACTACTTTACTGCCCGATTTTACCGGGTACGGGTAACCCTGCCCTACTACATCCCCATCTGGTTGGGGGTTACCTTTGGGATTGGCACAATGGGAGCATTCATTAGAATCAAAGAACGCATCTTCTCCCGGAAGGAGTTCTTTGACATAGGTATTGCGGGTCCGCTTGCAGGGTTTGTAGTAGCGTTGGGCTTACTGGGGTATGGGTTCACCCATCTTCCGCCGCTGGAGTACCTGTTTGAAATCCATCCTGAGTACCGGGTCTGGGGGGCAAACTATGCTGCGCACGTCTACTTCAGAGCCGATGACCTTGCCATAGGAAAGAATCTGCTCTTTCTGCTTTTCGAGAAACTGGTAGCAGACCCGGCCTTACTACCCAGCCGGTACGAGATCACCCACTACCCTTTCCTGTTTGCGGGATTCCTGTCTCTTTTCTTCACTGCCTTGAACCTGCTGCCCATTGGCCAGTTAGATGGCGGACACATTTTGTACGGCATGATGGGGTACAAACGGTTCAACAGGTTATCGCCTATGCTGTACACCATTTTTATCTTTTACGCGGGTTTGGGGCTGCTGTCTCTAGAGGTGAACATGGAAGAAGATTGGTGGTTATGGGCAGGGTACGCCCTCTACCTGATCATTGTCTTCCGGCCTTTGTTCCCGGAGCCAAAGCAGGGACTGTTGCTGGCCACTGGGGTATTTGGCACTCAATTACTGGTACAGGTCATCTGGCCAGAGGTGCAAGGCTATAACGGGTGGCTGGTGTTTGGGCTGGTCTTATCCAGAGCTTTGGGGGTTTTTCATCCGCCTAGCCCTAATGAAGAACCGCTGAGCAGAGGCAGGATCATACTGGGTTGGTTTGCGTTGGTGGTCTTTATCCTTTGCTTCAGCCCCGCTCCTTTTATTGTGGATTAA